In the genome of Crassostrea angulata isolate pt1a10 chromosome 6, ASM2561291v2, whole genome shotgun sequence, the window TACAATCATTTCTCGGAAAAGTTGCATGTTTAACGATGCATCAAGTTCTGAAGACGCACTGCAAACTAATGTCCAAACTTGTAATTTATATTCCCTCAGAGCTGATTGAATCAGCTGTGTAATTAACTGAATAAATCAGACGAGTAAGTAGTCCGGGTCGCGATATTTTATATGGCAAGATTTACTTTCAAAACCGGAACCAAATCTATGAAACGAGCGTTTCGGGCGGTTTTGATCGATTATAGGGAAATAGCCATAAAACTCAGGAACTTATTACGACAATAATTATTACTCAATGTCAATGTATATAGTTAAACAAACAAGTATAACTACCTTTTTGGCAGAAATTATACGCACTATCAGAAAaacgaaaaagaaaaatatgactACAGAATTTAAAAGAGCGatgaataattataaagtcCTTTGCGATATTTTTCTGTAAGTAAcgatgttgtatattttatttgataatgaaatatatcggaaaggacaaTGATATCACGCAATAGATGAACAAACGTGCGTGctataaatttgttttgattttgatttaattgatttaattttgaaaagctAGCATTAAACAAAAtcatgtacacatgtacatgttatagtAACAtggttacatacatgtaacatcctAACTCTAGAATCCTTGTCGGTGACAGACCGGACTTGGTCAGCAGTCAATACAATAACGGTTACCTGTGTAGAGGGACTCGGGGCTCTACATTGAATTTCTGTAAAGATAGATAGTCTTgcatattcatttaatttaccTGTGGGTCGAGTAACTTGATCAAATCTAAATTTGGAAGCATTTCTATTTGCAGAATCTTCTGGAGTGACTGAGAACATTCAGAAGCTTGTATCCTCGCACGGTGAGTTTAAACGTTACATAATGATATTGATTATTAAATGTAACTAGTGCTATACCAAAATTTGATGCATGCAAATCAGAATGATTGTGTATGAAAAAGTCAAGAAATAAAGCAAGGgagatttcaaattttaaactgaAGTTGAATTAGTTTTTAGTGGATGTTTCAGAAGAGGTATAAACACGTTGGTTTTTTTCTATATAGTCACTATAGCCTTCACCAGACCTCTTAGTTGACACAGACAACAGCAAGATAAAAACGGAACCCGAAAACCTAGACACTGACCAAACAAGGTAAATACGGAACCCGAAATCTTAACTTTGTGATAAcagtcaaatataaatatttgcaGAAGGCCGAGCTTGACAATTTCTGggttatatttgtttttgtttgttttatcgtTTTAGGACACATAATGAATATATGATTAATACAGTCAGAATATAGTTTATCCAGAACGGAACGGAAATCTGAAGTTTTCTCAATATTTACTTCATGAACATATTATTTAATCTATATGGTGAAGCACGTTTGACCTACTTTAAGTTAATGTTAATTCTAAACTTTTCGTTGTTCGTTTGGTGCTATATATAGCCAGTATGAAACAACATAAAGAAAATGTATTGTTGTGGTTAGCACGACCTAACGTGAGATAGATACTACCGACAAAACACACCGCCCCCTGGTTTCCGAGGCTTTCCGATTGTGGTTTCCTCGGGAACCAGGCTACAAAGCATATTGACAATTTACCTATGAAGCCCAGACATTTCTATTGTCTTGTCatgaatgaaaatcaaatttacatcaaactcattttttaagaaaaaccaATTggtaaagaagatgggggaaaaagatggcgcaaatgcccattcggtttagtcgtcaaatacaattttgaatttattttttcccaattgaATCTATtccaatatattaaaatacgaGTTTGtcaaagcacaatttctaactatacactgtattcagtttttaatatattttacaaaaaatacaaacaaaaatattgtctgaaattttggtggtatcaaAGCCATACCATAAAAAACCTAGATATAATATTATAAGGTTAGCTTTATGTCAGgaactctaaccactgagccatatcagacacaacaaagtaggctctttaaatattatatgtcACTTTGGctacgaatttacggacttgtattattttttaaaacgttcaattgttgggatacaaaataatatttttaatgtataatgggtcatctctccacgttttttgttgattgaaatcggtttgttttccattagaccttaattagactatgagaaatatatggagcccagacccactctataaaagaaaatgccataaagttctaaaaaatgacattatttccaggttttgatacgtatacgcctgtttgagtcaataTATTCCagtattaaacatatttataggtttaaaatcaatgatatgttaaatatatattgttttaaatgattttaaaaaaaattaaaagatttattgatattttaatttttcagtagcttgtccgaccgtgtatATGTATTTACACGCCTTGTCCACCCATCTTCTTCATACGATTGCCTAACCATGAGTGAAACGTTTAAATAAAACCAATGTGATTAATTACGATCCATCCCAACTGCAAAACAGACTGAATTACTAACGGgcaaataccccccccccccccccccccccgcatatatacatgtgaaaacgagtcatttaatttgtttataacaATTGTCCTTGTCAAAAACATGTAATGGCGCATTAATATTTCTATGGCTTATTTCCAGTCCAGATCGATATCTATATCCATCAAAAATAACCTAGTAGACATCGTATgaatgtgttacattaaaagtttaaactttatcaatttaaactcaactatatcagtttaactgttatagttaagtttaaattgataaattttaaacttttgatgTAACAAATGTCTGCATATTATATGTATATGGCGCTCTGGCGGTCGCCACTTAATTACAATTATCATGGCGTTCTGGCGATTGCTACTTAATTACAAGTATATGGGGTTCTGGTTGctgttaaataaaatttgagaagTCTTTCATTTACTTGATGTGTGAAATCGAGAAGGAAAAAACCTTTTGGATCAGTGGATATAAATAGATAGGCGGATTCGACGCCTGATATTGGCTTTTACCATTCCACTTTAAAATTACCAGATGAGTGTACGTAATAATTGGGattaatttgatacaaaataccCAATTTATCCGTcgatgatttttttgtaatgttttgtatgtaaattacatgtatatctacatgtatttctccagATAAGGGGACAGATGAAATAATTTCGTAATTTGCTATATTTGATACCCAACATTAAGAGATGGGGGGAATTAGTCTCCAAAAGAGTCTTACAAGTTGTACATTTAGTAATCGCGTCGCAGCATTGTTTTCATTCTTTACATTTCCTTATTTTGAATCACTGAAATATGAATCAACAATCATGAAAATTCAATTAATCTTTATTTCAACAAAAGGTCATAAGCGGTACATTAAGCAATTATAGGAATTTAATCCTCTTTTAATCAATAGGTACCTAAGCAAATGCGGAAACTTAAAATAATTCTCACATATGATAAAACTTTCTGTAAGGAAAACTGAAACAATGTCGTTTTCAATTTCAGATCACATACAGAAGgttcttttgattttatttaggtatttttatttttaagtaagTTGTTGAAAACCGTATGCAATGTCGTAGTAAAAATCATGTcctaaatcttaaaaaaaaaccatgtctGCTGAATCCGCCGAGAACCTCAAAGAGGAGGGTTCCTGTGTTGTCTGGTTCGTCGCACTGTTTGGGAGGTTGAAACACTGACTTGTCCGTGATTTCAAACgagaaattcatgtaaatggTCGTTCCCGAAAACTGGTACCCGTTTTGATCTTTTCCGTAAGCCACCATCCCTACCACCGTGCAATCCCCTCCCTTCATCGGGGCGATCATGAAGGAAGTCTCGATAGTAACGGGACCCTGAGTAATATTAAAGCGATAATTGTCTACTTTCATATTGTCATCGGTATTGCCTAGCACTGTTGACCCCATGAAAACTGCGGATGGAGACACACAGCTCTTTTGGAACGGCTCGTTCAGATCTGTGACGTTACACGCGGTTCCATTGGTGATGACGTAACGCTTTTTGGCGGGAAAATCGAAAATGTCGCGCACCGGTTGTCCCATCATGTTTGTGGTGACTCTGGCAACCTTTTTTTCTTCCTCGTCATAGTAGAACTTCTgcatattctaaaaatattcaatttgaaaCTTTAAATTCTCTTCCCAATAAGTGTATAAAAAAGAACTGAACTTAGGATACACCTGCTTGCTTGTGTATTGCAtcattcatatacatatatacgtaCTTGGAAAGCCGTCTTTCCCTCTGAAATAAGTCCGTATGTCATTGCTGTTCCTTGGAACACACTCGGTGCGCAGCAAGACTGGGTAAGGGGAATACTGATCAAAATGAGTGCCACACACGGGAATACAGGTACATACATCTTGGCATTAACTGTGACTGTCAAACTGTGAACCAGTTTCTCAGCAGTTAGATGTAACAGACCGCCGGCCACATTCTGTTGGGGTTAAATATGTTGAGAGATGGAGGACCGTGCGCATACTCACAAAGCATGACTTTGTTTCTTGGTTCATGCATCTATTAAGTAAGCTAGTCGCCTTCCTGGACCTCTCCCGCTTGATCGTACGATAAAAATAATGGATTCTTGTGTGACAATTAAGAAAAAGTGGGATGAACGATGTCAGTCAATTTGCCCAAACGTTCAATTTTTGCTATGGAGGACACACAAGACATTTcctatataatttaaaattttccattatttatttgcacaaattaaaaaccttgtttttgtcaaaaattgaaGGTACATTAAATTAATACCAGGCTATTTTTTGGAGTACAAAATTATGGATTTCCTTATAAAGATTTCAATATGCaattgaatgcttataaataaagtcatGGTAGGACAATGTATATTTTTCCATTGAAACTGTAtatctgaataaaaaatatattatatactttAATTACGGAAATACATAGCGGAAAATCTTCACATTGCTAAGACAGAAAAACATATGTAGAAAATAATGGAAGATTAGTTTCGTCTGACCGGCCTTATATTGAATGTTTCACTACACAAAGGCTGCATGGCAACACGATGTACTTTAGTTCTTTTttctctcagagagagagagagagagagagagagagagagaaagagagagagagaggggggagggggaggggtggCTATGAAGCAAAAGCTATGCTCTGACTTTGAATTGTTAAATATcttttcaaataaattcaaaattaaaattcagaTGACGTCAAACAAGCCGCTAGGTGCCGCTGTATTCGGAGTTGGAAGGATTGGCCAGGTCCATTTGAAAAACATGGTGGACAGTGGTCGGCTCATCATCCGGTGGTTGGTGGATATCCCGGCACAGCACGGGCTAATGGCGGAAATGATAAAGAGGCACAGACTGACTGGCGAAACTCAGATATCAGATATCGAGAGCAGCCAAAAGGTGTTATCGGATCCCAGGTAATTTAGACATCATTAATTCAACCCTTATTAACTGTATCTCTTTACGCCAACCCCTTCTCCATTTAAAATTGATGCATGTATTGTCATctcgtaatacatgtattaagattaTTTCCATGATACGTATACTTTTAGAGTTGATGTCGTCATAATATGTACCCCGACTCCCACGCACTATGACATCATAAAAAGGGCGTTAACTGCTGGTAAGTCTAGTGCATGCATTTcatatataaattcataatttgtCTTCGCCTGGTGAGTATAATTGTCACCATGCCTTTGACAAAGGGATTGTGTACTTAATTTGTCTTTCAGGAAAACACGTGATGTGTGAGAAACCACTAACCTTGACAATCTCAGACACAAAGGACTGCTATGAACTGGCGAGGAAAGAGAAAAAGATACTTTTCTGTGCTTATAATCGGTACAACTGTAAATctatatttataacaaatattatattgttaatCCGTCATCTCGCGGGCTCGCTGCcaattcttttttcaaataaaatgcatAATAAGCTGTTTTGACTACACAAATGGAAAACGCAGATGCTCTAAAAGGAAATTGTGTAATttacattcttaaatttaaatgttttgttgatttcgttgtacaaaaaaaatgttgaatattaTCATAAATCCGTTGAATGAGTGGTTAAAGTATGGGGTTTGTCGAATTTGCGAACTGCTGATCACAAGTTCGAACCCGCTGTTgggttttattcaaatttactgaatcaaatttttgaaaatcataatatctattcaaaattgcatattttttcacatatttgacttaaatataCTTCTTAGATATCATGCTATCTATTATAACCCAGttattttctgctgattttatAAACcttatttcaaggtgtagtaaGCCACCTTAGAATTGCATTAAACCAATCAGGGTGCTTATTTCACAGACGGTTTGACAAACAGTTCCATACTCTGTATCAAAGATACAAGAGAGGCGACATTGGAAATCTACGAGTGGTCAAATTCACCAGCAGAGAAGGGGGACAGAGCAAACAATACCTACAGAACAACAAAAGTATATTTATGTAGTATAAACCCATTAAAGAACTGAAATCCCAATCTTTCAGCCAATGTGCCGCTGGTCTGAATGGTAATGGTAAAAGTTTTATCATGAGCTGTTCCTTGCTTTAATGTTAATCGGACAAGACCATGGacttttgaaattataaaaagaaCAACAGCAATTTGCCTTTCAAGATATTATAGAAGTCaacaacattattttgtttgaatttaaaatgtGCTATAGATGATCAATTCATTAAGCCTTATTTTAGTAATTCCTATTCGTCGTCAAATTCTTATTGCGAGAGCCTTctgtatcatatatatttatggtAGGTAGGATCTTTCTGGACATGGCGATTCACGACATCGACTACATCTGCTGGTTAGTGGGAGAAAGACCCTCCTCTGTCTGTGCTTTTGGCTCCATTTCTTCTGACAACGCCGAGCTTTATCAAACCTTTGATGATGTTGACTGTGTGACCGccattttgaattttccaaatGGAGTGATGGCACAAATGGAAGATACTCGAGAAGCAAATATTGGTTATGAACAGAAAGTGGAggttatatttgtatttattacgCTTTTCTACAGGGGAGAAGAAATTCCTATGAATATTTATCTTCTTCTTTATATATCAATCATTGCATTGTCAAGCGCAAGCAAGAGAACGATGAATTGAAGCGTGTGGTTATtcaagttttaaatttaaaataaatcgtGCATCAGATTATAGTTATTGATTCGAATACGATTTCATTATTTAAGCAAAAGAATCAATTTGCtatatgtaaaattgaaatacGCGGGGCAACAGTtcatatataaggaataaggaatcattctttgagtattatgaggtgataattttggtcggggcgtgatcaaatccaataaagcccgaagggctttatgatagatttgatcacgccccgaccgaaattatcacctcatattattcaaagaatgattccttattacttatatttatataatttaaaatcgatacgtagtgttatcaaaggcaaagacactggaaaatgtaaatatattacaaaaaatagttaCTGAAGATATCGTTGCCTGCAGTAGTTgattaaatcatattttcaaatgatgGTTTAATTCATTGCCTACTTGATGCTAATTTGCACTCCAATAATGCAGACATCACGCATTCTTTACCTTTTGTGTATTTATGCCTTAAAATCGTTTCTGTTTGTCTTTTATAAGGTCCTAGGAACCAAAGGTTTGATTCAGACACAGAATATGAAAACCAGTGAGCTGTGCACAATTACCCAGAATTCCTGTCAGTCGGAAGCACTTCTAGGGACGTTCTTTGACCGATATAAGGATAGTTTCCCTACAGAATTAAACCATTTTGTCGATGTCATAGAAGGTAAATTTCGAAATCATCTCAAGACATTGTCAACAATTTTTGTCTAAATCAAGAAAGAAagggttataatacaaaaaaagataaaaaataaaataaacaacttGATCTGAGGATTAACGAGATTAATATCTTATTGCTTTTTTAGGTAAAGAAGAAATTCTCGTCTCTGCAGAAAGCTGTATAATAGCTATGGAGGTCTCAGAGGCCTTAAGTGAGTCTCTGAAAACTGGAAACATCGTTAAGTTGTGAAAAACTGACAACTGTTTTATGATGAATTGTCATACGTACTGTGCTACATTTACTACTAGTACTAATGGGTGATTTGttttataatcatatatattacatatctATTAGAATCCACATTGCATAAAACTGTGTTCATCTTGTGATACTGGCTTGGAAACACATTTGTGGCTGCCCTAGCCTCAGAGTTCCTATCACGTAAAGGGTCACTTAAACCTTCAACCAAATTTCTTGGTCAAATATCAAGATCATAACAGGCACAAcgaaacatgtatttatatcttgaatacttttcAGACCATATTTTCTCTCTCGCTCAAGCTTTACCAAAATATATTTAGGTAAGGGTTGTAATGTGACATTAAACCAAGTATTAAATTCAAACGTCAAGATCATGGCAAATAAGCTGTGGCCTTTATCAAGCAGAActctttgagatggtcaccatctacAGGTAATCGTTGTCTATTTTGATCTAAGGCTGTATCGTCAAACGAATGGGTTTACAGAATATAAATATGTTAGAAAACAAATCCCCCAAACAGAAAACAATATCAATGTGACagttgtattattttattaaaaatgttttcatcttCGTATCAAAGATGAGATACTCTTTACATTCCATGGTACTTGAGTAGATCAATGATTAGAGATGTATGAAACATACAGgtaataaatattaacaaatgataattatacaatCTTATCGTTAAAACAAATTGAGAGTTGTATTTCTAAATGAATATACATTAATATCTACCGAAAATTTCAATGTCTTTTGACATCATTGAATTTAAATACTGAATTGTGTTATAACTTTATATCAGAGGATGATCCAAGTTTTAAGAACCCAAGCCTGATCCTGTTGTCTACAATTAACAccttacaaaattaaaatatttaaacaagcAATTACAtcaacatttaaacaatgatgTAAATAAACTACACTTTAAATACATGAACATGCACAAACAGTATTCATGCAATGAAGAGATTGAGAAAGAGATCTGCATTTGATATTGCACAGAAATATACAGGAATGTCCAATACttgacaaaaatatacaatatactttatcaaaaaaaaatgtataaaaaaaaaaaagaagacagtgtcttaccaagaaaaaaaatcttctttaaaggaatgaatttctttttcaagaaGACATCTAGATAGAAATAGTTTAGATATTATATGTTTGACAAATGATTTATGTAACACAATGCATTGATGAAGATGATAGTTCTAGTGCAATTTCCAGCAGAGTGGAGATGTCTGTTTGTGTCAGTCCAATCAATCACCTGAAGTAGTCGTCCGGCTgaagaaaataaacagaaaaggtcttatataatttttttacgaTAGATAATCAATATGCAAAGTGTCATCTGAAGTCATTTATTATCCCCCTTTCTCGCAAATTTTTCGTGAGACATTCAAGGGGTATTTTGATAATAGGTGTGATATAACACAACAAACTTCATGATAACATACATCTCAATATAATAACAAtactagacaacattgagatggtgaccatctcaaagggcccaacttaaataatggacaatagTATGAAAAGCCTttaagagaattttgctttgaccttttccagctggcatagattTTCTAATTCAATCTCATTACCCCTTATATACTGGCATTTTTTTAATCTGAGTAAGATTAAGCAAATAGGAAATAATCTATGGTCTAAAACTGAATATAAAGAGATCCCCTATGATTTTCACATTGACTTCATTCAAGTCACTGCACACCATTTAACAAAAAAGCTTTGTTTAAGTAAAGTATTACCGGTAGCCAAATTAGGCTAAGTGGAGAATATAAATATGCTCTTAACAAAGAATTGTACTGTGACATTTGACCCACAAACATCATTCACGGTCACTACATGTCTACATACCCTTTGATCAATGGCATCATGTGGAATAAGTATGAGTCTGCTTGAAGCAAAGGGAGGGAAGACATGCTCaggacaaggatttttcatataattctgctatgaccttcacattggcCCTTGAAAATTgcttcaaggtcactacacagcctttactcaaaagctctctTTAATATGTGAAGTATGAGATAAATAGGGCTTAT includes:
- the LOC128190237 gene encoding uncharacterized protein LOC128190237; this translates as MYVPVFPCVALILISIPLTQSCCAPSVFQGTAMTYGLISEGKTAFQNMQKFYYDEEEKKVARVTTNMMGQPVRDIFDFPAKKRYVITNGTACNVTDLNEPFQKSCVSPSAVFMGSTVLGNTDDNMKVDNYRFNITQGPVTIETSFMIAPMKGGDCTVVGMVAYGKDQNGYQFSGTTIYMNFSFEITDKSVFQPPKQCDEPDNTGTLLFEVLGGFSRHGFFLRFRT
- the LOC128190236 gene encoding myo-inositol 2-dehydrogenase-like — translated: MTSNKPLGAAVFGVGRIGQVHLKNMVDSGRLIIRWLVDIPAQHGLMAEMIKRHRLTGETQISDIESSQKVLSDPRVDVVIICTPTPTHYDIIKRALTAGKHVMCEKPLTLTISDTKDCYELARKEKKILFCAYNRRFDKQFHTLYQRYKRGDIGNLRVVKFTSREGGQSKQYLQNNKSRIFLDMAIHDIDYICWLVGERPSSVCAFGSISSDNAELYQTFDDVDCVTAILNFPNGVMAQMEDTREANIGYEQKVEVLGTKGLIQTQNMKTSELCTITQNSCQSEALLGTFFDRYKDSFPTELNHFVDVIEGKEEILVSAESCIIAMEVSEALSESLKTGNIVKL